A single region of the Pseudomonas sp. B21-023 genome encodes:
- a CDS encoding YbjQ family protein, with amino-acid sequence MIISTTSQLEGRPVAEYLGVVSAESVQGINFVRDFFARFRDFFGGRSQTLESALKLAREQATEELVARARQLQADAVVGVDFEISMPSVQGGMVVVFATGTAVRLK; translated from the coding sequence ATGATCATCAGCACCACCAGCCAGCTCGAAGGCCGCCCCGTTGCCGAATACCTCGGTGTGGTCAGCGCCGAATCGGTGCAGGGGATCAACTTCGTGCGCGATTTCTTCGCACGCTTTCGCGACTTCTTCGGTGGCCGTTCGCAGACCCTGGAGAGCGCGCTGAAGCTGGCCCGCGAGCAGGCCACCGAGGAGCTTGTGGCGCGGGCACGGCAGTTGCAAGCCGATGCGGTGGTAGGCGTGGACTTCGAGATCAGCATGCCGTCGGTGCAGGGCGGCATGGTCGTGGTATTCGCCACCGGTACGGCGGTGCGGTTGAAGTAA